A stretch of Hydrogenothermus marinus DNA encodes these proteins:
- a CDS encoding sensor histidine kinase: MNIKIDKNYKELERRRRNIIIASIVLTVFFVGNLFIFKEISRASQFFNPYLFLIIINIDVVFFLVILAISLRHLIKLFFENKEKRGKLRIKLSIILISMIFIPAITISTVSITLISDATNFWFSGKVEKALQGAKDVVNQVIKNEKQKLELAGNLLKLKETNPYNIKKIFNLKAITFTNKKGIPDKIYGKPLSFKNLDLNKEFVQIGNYFRYITKTKDGRYIILDEKIPEFLINKEEELREISSVFNQFRHYKKPIRVSYIVTILTITMFVIGGAIWFGQYIVRNLTYPLEKLVEASKKLASGNLNVKVNVKSSDEIGILIEEFNHMVKELKSLYIALEKSNRELKFNKEYLEAILENARTGVVYTDRNGNIIKINKAAEKLLNIKKDQIIGKPINELLDILNVDKNNLYKENTIEINGKIVIIKATKLFKKGTLLVLDDITDVLIAEKAKSWREIAQRIAHEIKNPLTPIKLAAERIERQFKKKNENFEKILEKSVNVIYTEVDHLSKLVKDFRQLATNEKIKQEEINLKQLLNEIKNSYSTDKFKVNIEIPDNLYIKGDKKLLRQAFSNIIQNSYEKLIDGGEVKISAKEKNKKIIITIKDNGEGIPKEEIDKIFIPYYSKKAKGSGLGLTITKDIIERHQGKIAAISSEDGAIFEIILPKA; the protein is encoded by the coding sequence ATGAATATAAAAATAGATAAAAATTATAAAGAGCTTGAGAGAAGAAGAAGAAATATAATAATAGCATCTATTGTTTTAACTGTATTTTTTGTTGGAAATTTATTTATTTTTAAAGAAATATCTAGAGCTTCTCAATTTTTTAATCCATATTTATTTTTGATAATAATCAATATAGATGTTGTTTTTTTCCTTGTTATTTTAGCAATATCTTTAAGACATTTAATAAAACTATTTTTTGAAAATAAAGAAAAAAGAGGAAAGCTCAGAATAAAGCTTTCTATAATTTTAATATCAATGATTTTTATTCCTGCAATTACAATTTCTACAGTATCAATAACTCTTATATCTGATGCTACAAACTTTTGGTTTAGTGGAAAAGTTGAAAAAGCTTTACAAGGTGCAAAAGATGTAGTAAATCAAGTGATAAAAAATGAAAAACAAAAATTAGAACTTGCAGGTAATTTATTAAAGCTAAAAGAAACAAATCCATACAATATTAAAAAAATTTTCAATTTAAAAGCAATAACATTTACAAATAAAAAAGGAATACCAGACAAAATATATGGAAAACCACTTAGTTTTAAAAATTTAGATTTAAACAAAGAATTTGTTCAGATAGGAAATTATTTTAGATATATAACAAAAACAAAAGATGGCAGATATATTATATTAGATGAGAAAATTCCTGAATTTTTAATTAATAAAGAAGAAGAATTAAGAGAAATTTCCTCTGTATTTAATCAGTTTAGACATTATAAAAAACCTATAAGAGTAAGTTATATAGTCACAATTCTTACAATTACAATGTTTGTGATTGGTGGTGCCATCTGGTTTGGACAATACATAGTTAGAAATTTAACATATCCTCTTGAAAAACTTGTAGAGGCGTCCAAAAAGCTTGCATCTGGAAATTTAAATGTTAAGGTGAATGTTAAATCTTCTGATGAAATAGGAATATTAATAGAAGAGTTTAATCATATGGTTAAAGAATTAAAATCTCTTTATATTGCTTTAGAAAAAAGTAATAGAGAACTAAAGTTTAATAAGGAATATTTAGAAGCTATACTTGAAAATGCAAGAACAGGGGTTGTCTATACAGATAGAAATGGAAATATTATAAAAATAAATAAAGCAGCAGAAAAATTACTAAATATAAAAAAAGACCAGATTATTGGAAAACCTATAAATGAACTTTTAGATATTCTTAATGTAGATAAAAATAATTTATACAAAGAAAATACAATTGAGATAAATGGAAAGATTGTAATCATAAAAGCTACTAAACTTTTCAAAAAAGGAACTTTATTAGTATTAGATGATATTACAGATGTTTTAATAGCAGAAAAGGCAAAAAGTTGGAGAGAGATAGCCCAAAGAATTGCCCATGAAATAAAGAATCCATTAACACCTATAAAACTTGCGGCAGAAAGGATAGAAAGACAGTTTAAAAAGAAAAATGAAAATTTTGAAAAGATATTAGAAAAATCTGTAAATGTTATATATACTGAAGTAGACCATCTTTCAAAATTAGTTAAAGATTTTAGGCAGCTTGCTACAAATGAAAAAATAAAACAAGAAGAGATTAATCTAAAACAGCTTTTAAATGAAATTAAAAATAGTTATTCTACAGATAAATTTAAAGTAAATATAGAAATCCCTGATAATTTATACATAAAAGGAGATAAAAAACTTTTAAGACAGGCTTTTTCAAATATTATCCAAAATAGTTATGAAAAACTAATTGATGGAGGAGAGGTTAAAATATCTGCAAAAGAAAAAAATAAAAAAATTATTATAACTATAAAAGATAATGGAGAAGGAATTCCAAAAGAAGAAATAGACAAAATATTTATTCCTTATTACTCTAAAAAAGCAAAAGGTAGTGGACTTGGCCTTACAATTACAAAAGATATTATAGAAAGACATCAAGGAAAAATAGCAGCCATCTCATCTGAAGATGGAGCTATTTTTGAGATTATACTACCAAAAGCTTAA
- the gatB gene encoding Asp-tRNA(Asn)/Glu-tRNA(Gln) amidotransferase subunit GatB has translation MKLYFKKVKEVKMEFDVVIGLETHVQMATNTKCFCSCKLEFGGEPNTNVCPVCLALPGSLPVLNEKALEYAIKAALALNCEVHELSVFARKNYFYPDLPKGYQISQYDKPLATNGFIDIKEDGKTKRVRIHRLHMEEDAGKTIHEGNKSYVDLNRAGTPLMEIVTEPDIDSAVGARLYLEKLRNIMRYIGVSDADMEKGQLRCDVNISLKPKGSDKLGTKVEIKNLNSFRFVQRAIEYEIERQAKILRKGGEIIQETRLFDPSAGKTYTMRTKEEAHDYRYFPDPDLIPVRLTKEQIEKIKETIPELPDEKFERYVKDYKLTEYDADVLVADKDRALFFEKAVKSYNKNPKAIANWVINELLGRLNEEGIDISESPVKPEHIAELVSLIDEGTISTKIAKQVFDEVFKTQKSPNQIVEEKGLKQVSDEGEIRKIVEDIVAKHPAEVEKYKAGNQKLMGFFVGQVMKATKGKANPKIVNKILNEFLNS, from the coding sequence ATAAAACTTTACTTTAAAAAAGTAAAAGAGGTAAAAATGGAGTTTGATGTTGTAATAGGTCTTGAAACTCATGTACAGATGGCCACAAATACAAAATGTTTTTGTTCTTGTAAATTAGAGTTTGGCGGGGAACCAAATACCAATGTATGTCCAGTATGTCTTGCTTTACCAGGAAGTCTTCCTGTTTTAAATGAAAAGGCTTTAGAATATGCAATTAAAGCAGCTCTTGCTTTAAACTGTGAGGTTCATGAGCTTTCTGTGTTTGCAAGAAAAAATTACTTTTATCCAGATCTTCCAAAAGGTTATCAAATATCTCAATATGATAAACCTCTTGCTACAAACGGTTTTATAGATATAAAAGAAGATGGAAAAACTAAAAGAGTAAGAATTCATAGACTTCATATGGAAGAAGATGCAGGGAAGACAATACATGAAGGTAATAAATCTTATGTTGATTTAAATAGAGCTGGAACTCCATTAATGGAGATAGTAACAGAGCCAGATATTGATTCTGCAGTTGGTGCAAGACTTTATCTTGAAAAACTTAGAAATATAATGAGATATATAGGTGTATCTGATGCAGATATGGAAAAAGGACAGCTTAGATGTGATGTTAATATTTCCTTAAAACCAAAAGGAAGTGATAAACTTGGAACAAAAGTTGAAATAAAAAATTTAAACTCATTTAGATTTGTCCAAAGGGCTATAGAGTATGAAATAGAAAGACAAGCAAAAATACTACGAAAAGGTGGAGAAATAATACAAGAAACTAGACTTTTTGACCCTTCAGCAGGAAAAACTTATACAATGAGAACAAAAGAAGAAGCTCATGATTATAGATATTTCCCAGACCCTGATTTAATACCTGTAAGACTTACTAAAGAACAGATAGAAAAAATAAAAGAGACAATTCCAGAACTTCCCGATGAAAAATTCGAAAGATATGTAAAAGATTATAAACTTACAGAATATGATGCTGATGTATTAGTAGCAGATAAAGATAGAGCATTATTCTTTGAAAAAGCAGTAAAATCTTATAATAAAAATCCAAAAGCAATAGCAAATTGGGTAATAAATGAACTCCTTGGAAGATTAAATGAAGAAGGTATAGATATATCAGAAAGTCCAGTAAAACCAGAACATATAGCAGAATTGGTATCTTTAATAGACGAAGGAACTATTTCTACAAAAATAGCTAAACAAGTTTTTGATGAGGTATTTAAAACTCAAAAATCTCCAAATCAGATAGTAGAAGAAAAAGGATTGAAACAGGTATCAGATGAAGGAGAAATAAGAAAAATTGTAGAAGATATAGTAGCTAAACATCCAGCAGAAGTTGAAAAATATAAAGCAGGAAATCAAAAACTAATGGGTTTCTTTGTTGGACAGGTTATGAAAGCTACTAAAGGAAAAGCAAATCCTAAGATAGTAAATAAAATACTAAATGAGTTTTTAAATAGTTAA
- a CDS encoding glucosaminidase domain-containing protein, with the protein MKRKINLYKENINKWEIIFPLIIIFISFYIITMPFSPFVETEIFVKQQKPFKESFTKIPEKELIIIYKVINNPMDITDIDCKAVLPIVYKNIVSLKDLPVKERKKKFIALILPSILIANYEIQKVREKLKKIQEKLDNNEELTYKEKEFLESLLEKYKAKSIPELLEKINTHKPSLIIAQAAIESGWGTSRFAVKANNLFGTWTFNKKYAYKIKAKKSNVYLKRYNSVLDAIRDYYYNVSVSWAYEKFRKVRLKTKDSLKLANYLDKYSILREKYVKRIKTVIKHNNLQQYDNCKLKFTYTGTK; encoded by the coding sequence ATGAAGAGAAAAATAAATTTATATAAAGAAAATATAAATAAGTGGGAAATAATTTTTCCCTTAATTATTATATTCATCTCATTTTACATAATTACTATGCCTTTTTCTCCTTTTGTGGAAACAGAAATATTTGTTAAACAACAAAAGCCATTTAAAGAAAGCTTTACAAAAATTCCAGAAAAAGAATTAATAATAATATATAAAGTCATTAATAATCCTATGGATATAACAGATATAGATTGCAAAGCAGTTTTACCTATTGTTTACAAAAATATAGTTTCTTTAAAAGACTTACCTGTTAAAGAAAGAAAAAAGAAGTTTATAGCTTTAATACTACCTTCAATTTTAATTGCAAATTATGAAATACAAAAAGTAAGAGAAAAATTAAAAAAAATTCAAGAAAAACTTGACAATAATGAAGAATTAACATATAAAGAAAAGGAATTTTTAGAAAGTTTACTTGAGAAATATAAAGCTAAAAGTATTCCAGAGCTTTTAGAGAAAATAAATACTCATAAACCAAGCTTAATCATAGCTCAAGCTGCAATAGAAAGTGGTTGGGGAACTTCTCGTTTTGCAGTAAAAGCAAATAATTTGTTTGGAACTTGGACTTTTAATAAGAAGTATGCATATAAAATAAAAGCTAAAAAAAGTAATGTATATTTAAAAAGATATAATAGTGTATTAGATGCTATAAGAGATTATTATTATAATGTTAGCGTAAGTTGGGCTTATGAAAAATTTAGAAAGGTTAGATTAAAAACAAAAGATTCTTTAAAACTTGCTAACTATTTAGATAAATACTCAATCTTGAGGGAAAAATATGTTAAGAGAATTAAAACAGTTATTAAACATAATAATCTTCAGCAGTATGATAATTGTAAGCTTAAGTTTACCTACACAGGCACAAAATAA
- a CDS encoding polysaccharide deacetylase family protein — protein sequence MLRELKQLLNIIIFSSMIIVSLSLPTQAQNKYAVILIYHKFDNPKYPSTSIPIKDFEAQMRYLKENNYNVVSLDKIIDYIKNGYIPPKTVSITIDDGYKSTMKAFKILKKYNFPFTLFLYMEAIGRYPDFLSYNQINQLKKYRKITFGNHSYTHFHFPKVKKGFDKNQFIEKFREDTLKAEKSFIKIIGYKPKYYAYPYGEYNELMVKVLKDLGYKAAFTQDPSSVYTKNNLYIIPRQPIVGHWGTLKHFKKILNIEPLPVIDSKPSFGNLKKNPPDKIMAKIKNLQDYKNCGIYISELGWIKAKRNKDTIYVENIPKLKRWKNRIGFTCFDKKTKKSASFFYMVINPQ from the coding sequence ATGTTAAGAGAATTAAAACAGTTATTAAACATAATAATCTTCAGCAGTATGATAATTGTAAGCTTAAGTTTACCTACACAGGCACAAAATAAATATGCAGTAATACTTATTTATCATAAATTTGATAATCCTAAATATCCTTCAACTTCTATTCCTATAAAAGATTTTGAAGCTCAAATGAGATATTTAAAGGAAAATAATTATAATGTTGTTTCCTTAGATAAAATAATAGATTATATAAAAAATGGATATATACCACCTAAAACAGTTTCCATAACAATTGATGATGGCTATAAATCTACAATGAAGGCTTTTAAAATATTAAAAAAATATAATTTTCCATTTACTTTATTTTTATATATGGAAGCAATAGGAAGATATCCTGACTTTTTAAGTTATAATCAAATAAATCAGTTAAAAAAATATAGAAAAATAACCTTTGGAAATCATTCTTATACTCATTTCCATTTTCCTAAGGTAAAAAAAGGTTTTGATAAAAATCAGTTTATTGAAAAATTTAGAGAAGATACTTTAAAGGCAGAAAAAAGCTTTATAAAAATTATAGGATATAAACCTAAATATTATGCTTATCCTTACGGTGAATATAATGAATTAATGGTTAAGGTCTTAAAAGATTTAGGTTATAAAGCAGCTTTTACTCAAGATCCTTCAAGTGTTTACACAAAAAATAATCTATATATAATTCCAAGACAGCCTATAGTTGGACATTGGGGAACTTTAAAACATTTTAAAAAGATACTAAATATAGAACCTTTACCTGTTATTGATTCTAAGCCTAGCTTTGGTAATTTAAAGAAAAATCCTCCAGATAAGATTATGGCAAAGATAAAAAATTTACAAGATTATAAAAACTGTGGAATATATATCTCAGAACTTGGTTGGATAAAAGCAAAAAGAAATAAAGATACCATTTATGTAGAAAATATTCCAAAACTAAAAAGATGGAAAAACAGAATAGGATTTACTTGCTTTGATAAAAAAACAAAAAAATCAGCAAGTTTTTTTTATATGGTTATAAATCCTCAATGA
- the truB gene encoding tRNA pseudouridine(55) synthase TruB produces the protein MDGIILIDKPAGITSNRLVQKVRKHLKDIYQQNIKIGHTGTLDFFATGLMILTIGKATRLTEEFQGLDKQYIATGELGKITDTYDINGKIIEEKKCNIDKEKLKQIIKSFEKTYFQYPPPFSAKRINGKRAYQLAKKGIEIELKPKKVSIYKIDILGINIPFFKIKIDCSSGTYIRSLIKEIGDETCCGAYVKELRRTKIDSFSVENAISLEEFLSFDKEKIEKNLIPIEDSLPFLEKIILDEGFDKRFLNGQRFKIPSNLEGKVKVFSKDNKFLGIGFIKDNILHPKKVFH, from the coding sequence ATGGACGGTATAATATTAATAGATAAACCTGCAGGTATTACTTCCAATAGGTTAGTTCAAAAAGTAAGAAAACATCTAAAAGATATTTACCAGCAAAATATAAAAATAGGACATACAGGCACCCTTGATTTTTTTGCTACAGGATTAATGATATTAACTATTGGAAAAGCAACAAGACTTACTGAAGAGTTTCAAGGACTTGATAAACAATATATAGCAACTGGAGAACTTGGAAAAATAACAGATACATATGATATAAATGGAAAAATTATTGAAGAAAAAAAGTGTAATATAGATAAAGAAAAGTTAAAACAGATAATAAAATCCTTTGAAAAAACATATTTTCAATATCCACCACCTTTTTCTGCAAAAAGAATAAATGGCAAAAGGGCATACCAATTAGCCAAAAAAGGAATAGAGATTGAATTAAAACCAAAAAAAGTAAGTATTTATAAAATAGATATTTTAGGTATAAATATTCCTTTTTTTAAAATAAAGATAGATTGTAGCTCAGGAACATATATAAGAAGTTTAATTAAAGAGATAGGAGATGAAACATGCTGTGGTGCTTATGTTAAAGAGTTGAGAAGAACTAAAATAGATAGTTTTTCAGTAGAAAATGCAATATCTTTAGAAGAGTTTCTTTCTTTTGACAAAGAAAAAATAGAAAAAAATTTAATACCTATAGAAGATTCACTGCCATTTTTAGAAAAAATAATTTTAGACGAAGGTTTTGACAAAAGATTTTTAAATGGCCAAAGATTTAAAATTCCTTCTAATTTAGAAGGAAAAGTTAAAGTTTTTTCTAAGGATAATAAATTCTTAGGTATTGGATTTATAAAAGATAATATCCTACATCCTAAAAAAGTTTTTCATTGA
- a CDS encoding bifunctional folylpolyglutamate synthase/dihydrofolate synthase — translation MKLYKLFEKKVFNIEPGLERIKKALNDIKNPHQNFKSILVAGTNGKGSTSAFLESIFRNYGFKTGLFTSPHLIEENERWQINRKNIPDYKLENYIKQLKQVIKKYNLTYFEASTLFAFKYFSDEKVDIAILEVGLGGRWDSTNVVEPEVSIITNVSFDHMHMLGDTLDKIAFEKTGITRENKPAIIGRNQKEIINWLKKRNIKRYYVKDIDFKVFPKGNTSFDYQFQNIKIENIKPSLIGNFQFENAATAITSFIIFAQNNNIQIDKELLKKSISFTKWIGRLQILSKNPLIILDGAHNEDALTKSFKEIKRLFPDKKIITLYSGMKDKDFKTIFNILKENSENIYFTKIPVSRSIDKDFIPKVYNFIENIPDAIKTIKKNLKQNELLFITGSLYLVGEVLKQEDIWTV, via the coding sequence TTGAAACTGTATAAGCTTTTTGAAAAAAAGGTTTTTAATATAGAGCCGGGCCTTGAAAGAATAAAAAAAGCATTAAATGATATAAAAAATCCACATCAAAATTTTAAATCTATTCTTGTAGCAGGAACAAATGGGAAAGGTTCTACATCTGCATTCCTAGAAAGTATATTTAGAAATTATGGTTTTAAAACAGGGCTATTTACTTCACCGCATCTTATAGAAGAAAATGAAAGATGGCAGATAAATAGAAAAAATATACCTGATTATAAACTTGAAAATTATATAAAACAGTTAAAGCAAGTTATAAAAAAGTACAATTTAACCTATTTTGAAGCATCAACACTGTTTGCTTTTAAATACTTTTCAGATGAAAAAGTTGATATTGCAATATTAGAAGTTGGTCTTGGTGGAAGATGGGATTCTACAAATGTAGTTGAACCAGAAGTTTCAATAATTACAAATGTTTCTTTTGATCATATGCATATGCTTGGAGATACTCTTGATAAAATTGCTTTTGAAAAAACAGGAATAACAAGAGAAAACAAACCTGCTATTATTGGAAGAAACCAAAAAGAGATTATAAACTGGTTAAAAAAAAGAAATATAAAAAGGTATTATGTAAAAGATATAGATTTTAAAGTTTTTCCAAAAGGTAATACTAGTTTTGATTATCAATTTCAAAATATAAAAATAGAAAATATAAAACCTTCTTTAATTGGAAATTTTCAGTTTGAAAATGCAGCTACTGCAATCACTTCATTTATAATATTTGCTCAAAATAATAATATTCAGATAGATAAAGAGCTACTAAAAAAATCAATATCTTTTACAAAATGGATTGGAAGACTTCAGATTCTATCAAAAAATCCTTTAATTATTTTAGATGGAGCCCATAATGAAGATGCATTAACAAAAAGTTTTAAAGAAATAAAAAGACTTTTTCCAGACAAAAAAATTATTACTTTATATTCAGGAATGAAAGATAAAGATTTTAAAACTATTTTTAACATACTAAAAGAAAATTCTGAAAATATTTACTTCACAAAAATTCCTGTATCAAGAAGCATAGATAAAGACTTTATTCCAAAAGTATATAATTTTATTGAAAACATTCCAGACGCAATAAAGACTATTAAGAAAAATTTAAAACAAAATGAACTATTATTTATTACAGGTTCATTATACTTAGTAGGAGAAGTTTTGAAACAGGAGGATATATGGACGGTATAA
- the lgt gene encoding prolipoprotein diacylglyceryl transferase, with protein sequence MFPDLIKIGDFTVHTYGVLVALGLIASYITAIYFAKRENLDTKKVENIIIFAVIGGLIGARIAYVIEHHDQMKSFLDYIAIWKGGIDWFGGFIGGIITALIFIKKYNIPIWKAGDIAGISIIIGHAFGRLGCTCAGCCYGKPVPDDSIFKDLAIKFPNHPDTVAPPGIALYPTQPAEAIGNFIIFGILFLFYRNKKFDGQIFALYLIFYGFERFLLEFWRGVTPPVPYINLTWNQIITLGMVLAGIIILIIRSKRQIETV encoded by the coding sequence ATGTTTCCTGATTTAATAAAAATAGGTGATTTTACAGTTCATACATATGGAGTTCTTGTTGCTCTTGGATTAATAGCTTCTTATATTACTGCTATTTATTTTGCAAAAAGAGAAAATTTAGATACAAAAAAGGTTGAAAATATTATTATATTTGCAGTTATTGGTGGATTAATAGGAGCAAGAATTGCTTATGTAATTGAGCATCATGACCAGATGAAATCTTTTTTAGATTATATTGCTATTTGGAAAGGTGGTATAGACTGGTTCGGTGGATTTATAGGAGGTATTATAACTGCTTTAATTTTTATAAAAAAATATAACATACCTATATGGAAAGCAGGTGATATAGCAGGAATTTCTATAATAATAGGACATGCTTTTGGAAGATTAGGATGTACATGTGCAGGTTGTTGTTATGGTAAACCTGTTCCTGATGATTCGATTTTTAAAGATTTAGCTATAAAATTTCCTAATCATCCTGATACAGTAGCACCACCAGGTATAGCTTTATATCCAACTCAACCTGCAGAAGCTATAGGAAATTTTATCATATTTGGAATATTGTTTTTATTTTATAGAAATAAAAAATTTGATGGACAGATTTTTGCACTTTATTTAATATTTTATGGATTTGAAAGATTTCTTTTAGAATTTTGGAGAGGCGTTACACCACCAGTTCCATATATTAATCTAACATGGAATCAGATAATAACTCTTGGAATGGTTCTAGCAGGAATTATAATTTTAATAATAAGAAGTAAAAGACAAATTGAAACTGTATAA
- the def gene encoding peptide deformylase produces MNYKIRTWPDKILKQKMKEVDFFDERLKEYIDVMFEKMYELEGIGLAANQIGIPYQIIVIDTNTKKYEEQGEEGVKLVLINPKIVEKEGEVESTEGCLSFPGINITIPRAKRVKVIAKNEKGEDIEIDTDDFLAIVLQHEIDHINGIPFINHLSPVKRRLVLEKYMKQKKQLAKA; encoded by the coding sequence ATGAACTATAAAATAAGAACTTGGCCAGATAAGATATTAAAACAAAAAATGAAAGAGGTTGATTTTTTTGATGAAAGGCTTAAAGAATATATAGATGTTATGTTTGAAAAAATGTATGAGCTTGAAGGAATAGGCCTTGCAGCAAATCAGATAGGTATTCCATATCAGATAATTGTTATTGATACAAACACAAAAAAATATGAAGAGCAAGGAGAAGAAGGGGTAAAACTTGTTTTAATAAATCCTAAAATAGTAGAAAAAGAAGGAGAAGTAGAATCTACAGAAGGTTGTTTAAGCTTTCCTGGAATAAATATAACAATTCCAAGAGCTAAAAGAGTAAAAGTAATTGCAAAAAATGAGAAAGGAGAAGATATAGAGATAGATACAGATGATTTTCTTGCTATTGTTTTACAACATGAAATAGACCATATTAATGGAATTCCTTTCATAAATCATTTATCACCTGTAAAAAGAAGACTTGTTCTTGAAAAATATATGAAACAGAAAAAACAGTTAGCAAAGGCTTAA
- a CDS encoding MotE family protein produces the protein MRFLIVSLFINIFIFGVSYSQPEKKEIDKEIKKLEKLRTEVQNLIKRNEEILKKIEEEKSKLEKERKEFEKYVKEVEDERYKKLAKVFEKMEPELAGQKISNMEDPKKAAYIIFNMKERSAGEVLNYVSPDMVNQITKILTDIKKNAK, from the coding sequence ATGAGATTTTTAATCGTAAGTTTATTTATTAATATTTTTATATTTGGGGTTTCTTATAGTCAACCTGAAAAAAAAGAAATAGATAAAGAGATAAAAAAATTAGAAAAATTAAGAACTGAAGTTCAAAATTTAATCAAAAGAAATGAAGAAATTTTAAAAAAAATAGAAGAAGAAAAGTCTAAATTAGAGAAAGAAAGAAAAGAGTTTGAAAAATATGTAAAAGAAGTAGAAGATGAAAGATATAAAAAACTTGCAAAAGTTTTTGAAAAAATGGAGCCTGAGCTTGCAGGTCAGAAAATATCAAATATGGAAGATCCTAAAAAGGCCGCTTATATAATTTTTAATATGAAAGAAAGATCTGCAGGAGAAGTTTTAAATTATGTATCTCCAGATATGGTAAATCAGATAACAAAAATTCTTACAGATATAAAGAAAAACGCTAAATAA
- the ygfZ gene encoding CAF17-like 4Fe-4S cluster assembly/insertion protein YgfZ, whose protein sequence is MKWIILDRYKIKVYGKKSKLVIKGIAEEHKAFLHNLLTNDINGLKEGFFNYNLRLNGKGYPTQDFFVFNLGDFFILDTEGKASEIIEEFNKLKLSMQVFFEDLTPNYKHIHIFGKDSEEFIKKNFDISLQNFQFKLLDGLIIAKNFLRTGNIGFDVFGNIEQVLNLLDEKDKISNEEFENERIKNCIPKIKKELKEGYLPNESPIFPYAVSLTKGCYIGQEVVARVHYRGNPPRTTAKFTFEGNLKEGEKIFIEDKKVGEITSISPLENVALGYILKAKLSEKEFKTENGNKIKLVEECNLNGKNN, encoded by the coding sequence ATGAAGTGGATAATTTTAGATAGGTATAAAATAAAAGTTTATGGTAAAAAAAGCAAACTTGTAATAAAAGGAATAGCTGAAGAACATAAAGCCTTTTTACACAATCTTTTAACAAATGATATAAATGGATTAAAAGAAGGGTTTTTTAATTATAATTTAAGACTTAATGGAAAAGGTTATCCTACGCAAGACTTTTTTGTGTTTAATCTTGGAGATTTTTTTATTTTAGACACTGAAGGAAAAGCATCTGAAATTATTGAAGAGTTTAATAAACTAAAACTTTCTATGCAGGTGTTTTTTGAAGATTTAACACCAAACTATAAGCATATTCATATTTTTGGTAAAGATTCTGAAGAGTTTATAAAGAAAAATTTTGATATAAGCTTACAAAACTTTCAGTTTAAACTTTTAGATGGACTTATAATAGCTAAAAACTTTTTAAGAACAGGTAATATAGGATTTGATGTTTTTGGGAATATAGAACAAGTATTAAATCTTTTAGATGAAAAAGATAAAATATCAAATGAAGAGTTTGAAAACGAGAGAATCAAGAACTGCATACCAAAGATAAAGAAAGAACTTAAAGAAGGATATTTGCCAAATGAAAGTCCTATTTTCCCATATGCAGTAAGTTTAACTAAAGGCTGTTATATAGGACAAGAAGTTGTTGCAAGGGTCCATTATAGAGGAAATCCACCAAGAACAACTGCAAAATTTACTTTTGAAGGAAATTTAAAAGAAGGAGAAAAGATATTTATAGAAGATAAAAAAGTTGGAGAAATAACTTCCATTTCACCTTTAGAAAATGTAGCATTAGGATATATTTTAAAAGCAAAACTTTCCGAAAAAGAGTTTAAAACAGAAAATGGAAATAAAATAAAACTAGTGGAAGAGTGTAATTTAAATGGAAAAAATAATTGA